The genomic segment ttattattattattattattattatttttattattattattattattattattattattattattattattattattattattattattattattattattattattattattattattattattattattattattattattattttattattattattatattattattattattattattattattattattattattattattattattattattattattattattattattattattatttttattattattattattattattattattattattattattattattattattattttaatattattattattattattattattattattattattattattattattattattattattattattattattattattattattattattattattttttattattattattattattattattattattattattattattattattattattattattattatattattattattattattatattattattattattattattaattatattattattattattattattattattattattattattattatattatttattattattattattattattatttttattattattattattattattattaatattattatattattattattattattattattattttattattattattattattattattttattattattattattattattattattatttttatttttattattattattattattattattattattatattattttattattattatttattattattattattattattattattattattattattattattattattattattattattattattattattattattattattattattattattattattattattttatttattattattattattattattatttattattattattattattattatttattattattattattattattatattattattattatttattattattattattattattaattattattattattattattattattattattattattattattattattattattattattattattattattattattatattattattattattattattattattattattattattattattattattattattattatttattattattattattattattattattatttattattttattattattattattattattattattattattattattattattattattattattattattattattattattattattattattattattattatttattattattattattattattattattatttaattattattattattattattattaattattattattatttattattattatttattattattattattttattattattattattttttatttaataattattattatttttttaattattattattattattattattaattattattattattattaattattattattattattattattattattattattattattatttattattattattattattattattattattattattattatattattattattattattttattattattattattattattattattattattattattatttattattattattattattattattatttatattattatttatattattattattattattattattattattatattattattattattattattattattattattattatttattattattattattattattattattattaattattattattattattattattattattattattattattttattattattattattattattattattattattattattattattattattattattattattattattattattattattttattattattattattattataatattattattattattattattattattattattattattattattattatttattattattattatttttattattattattatttattattattattattattattattattatttttattattattttatttttattattattattattattattattattattattattattattattattatattattattattattattattattattattttatttattattattattattattattattattattattattattattatttattattattattattattattattattattattattattattattattattattattattattaattttattattattttattattattattattattattattattatttttattattatttatattattattattattattattattattattattattattattattattattatttattattattattattattattattattattattattattattattattattattattattattatattattattattttatttttattattaattattattattttttattattattattattattattattattattattattattattattattttattattattattattattttattattattatattattattttattttattattattattattttattattattattattattattattattattattattattattattatttttattattattattattattattattattattatttattattattattattattattattattattattatattattattattattattttttttattattattattattattattattattttattattattattattattattattattattatatattattattattattattattattattattattattattattattattattattattattattattattattattattattatttatttatttttattattatttttattattattattttattattattattattattattattattattatgagttTTTTCATGTCGTGGTCCAAATAACTGCTACTTCACGTCATCAGTGTTGAGTCCCAAATCATTCCACACAGTTTCCGACGCATCCACCACGTTGTTCTTGCATGCTCTGGGACAGCCATTCATGGAGTCACACTCGTCCACCACCTTCGCCACCGTACTCCTTCCGTTTCTAGCTTTGATTCTGATCATTTCCCGCACCGTGCGCCGTTGCTGTACCATACGGTGGACAGCGCCACCACTCTCTGCGGCAACGGATGGAACTTGCCGTCGCACTCGGAGGCGCCGCCTCCGTCTCCGTCGCGACCGAAGTCGTTGAGAATGAGAATGGCAGGCGTTCCAGAGGGATTGATCTCGGGGGAATGAGCGCCGTTGGATCTGCATGAAGCTGCGTACGTGAGAAGTGTTGTCACATTCACTAGGCAAAACAAAATCACGAACGCAACGATATTTGCCATTGCTCTATAACTAAATATGTCGCTTATTTACTTCAGCTGAGTCtctcgtatatatatatatatatatatatatatatatatttatatatatatatatattatatatatatatatatatatatatatatatatatatatatatattatatatatatatatatatatttatatatatatatatatatatatatatatatatatattaggcaAAAGGTAAGGGTGATTAATCTTGGTTTTATCactttaatatttgattatggaaaaagtgattttaacaattatttttgaCAACTATTTTAGAatcatttatgaaataattCGTTGTCCGTTTTAAATATAAGAACCAAGAACGTAGTAACATTTAgtctattttcaaaaattattaaaaaaattgttaacgtATCCTTTTACTATATACATACACTTATCAAATATAgtgaaattaataaataaaataaaataaaaattcaatggGCAAAGAAATTTAAAGACggcaaaaacagaaaaagaaaaaatcagcTAAAACAAAATCTCTCTGCTTGATTCgattttgttaacatttttttttattccgaATGACGCAATCTCGGAACCttccattaaaatattttataaaaaattggtgATTAGAAAATATCGAAAAGGATTGAAGCTTTAagaatttcatttttctcttgcCGGTCACAACAAGAaccaaagaaaacaacaaagctattgttataatatatgttgttgttgttattaattatttatcttcaaGTAAATTGATTCAAGATGTATCTGTACAATCTTGTGTTTATTTACGGCATCAATCACaacattatctttattttaactttgtttgttttatagtcatgaagttaattttttttttctcactgaATAATGAAAATACAACAAAGTaaatttagagtttttttttttaatttccactTATCACGTGTTCAATATTTAGAAATTTCTATCTAGTCTTCAAAGTTTTActaaatatttgtaatataaataaatttcaaaaatttaatttattaataaattaaagaattgtTGGAGTATGAGATCAGCCGTCGGATTATGTTGTGTTGTGTCGTGTCCGAAGTCCAAATATTATTCAAAAGTCTAAGTATTAAATCGAATATTATATCCAAATCATTGATCGCATTTATTGCTTCGGAGGAAGTGAggataaatttttcaaatttccaTTTCTGGGTTAGATGCATTCTTAAATATATTCCCCACTTTTGCCTCTTCCCATAAAACcaatgtttatttttctttaattcgagtatttaacaaaaatattagtaatgtgatttttaccaatttttaatccttaaatttaatggatagaaataaagtcaattgtttttttataattggaGATGGGGGTGCTTACTTTTATAGATATTCATTGTGGAATTTCCTAATCTCTTTTATTATATCTCATCatcaatattttcaattaattttttctgttttatatgGTGTTTTTGTCCCTAACATCTACAATGGGGGTTAATGTTTTACTTAAAACTAGGCGTAAATTATGTATGTGAAAAAGTATGGTTCTTGTGCATAATTAGGTTATATATTGacaatatttgtataaaaatatgaatcaaCACACATATATTACCTGAAAATGACACCTGAAGTAATCCACAGTTCATTGGTATGATGTTATTCATTTATGATAATtggacattttttttcttgaattattttatttatatctaatttATCATAcggattaaataatattatcttatCTAACCTTTTAGTTTTGTTCATTGGAGCaatgtaatttctttttgtattcATATGCTATATTTTTTTNNNNNNNNNNNNNNNNNNNNNNNNNNNNNNNNNNNNNNNNNNNNNNNNNNNNNNNNNNNNNNNNNNNNNNNNNNNNNNNNNNNNNNNNNNNNNNNNNNNNTCGTCcgaatagtgagcgttcgtccttgagttgCAAGGAGCGTTCCTCCAAACAgagagtgagcgttcgtccgaatagttggcgttcgtccgaatagttggcgtcgtccgaatagttggcgttcgtccgaatagttggcgttcgtccgaatagttgagcgttcgtccttaattgcatgtggagcgttcgtccaaacagtgagtgagcgttcgtccaaatagtgtccagtgaatagtgctcgtccaaatagtattttacaattatgttgaattttaatttcctttgcttttggattgaattatgtgtaccaatgtttggaatattatctatgacatgaattatgtgaatgtatgaaatatgttggaattgttggataatatggTGGTTTATGAGGCACATGGTTCCAAAGAAATATCATGATTTTTAAATGGTGGGATTGAATcggaaattaagatctctcggtgggatcggtTACTGTATagaatgaatgtaagaggcttccatatggggggttatccctacactccaacggtctttcattctcacttagagaggattgacgcgtgtggtgggagtagagggaggtcccaggtagacgctatcactggaggtctattccgcggtaacgactaaccttgtgtatggtc from the Vigna angularis cultivar LongXiaoDou No.4 chromosome 3, ASM1680809v1, whole genome shotgun sequence genome contains:
- the LOC128195791 gene encoding putative ripening-related protein 2, yielding MANIVAFVILFCLVNVTTLLTYAASCRSNGAHSPEINPSGTPAILILNDFGRDGDGGGASECDGKFHPLPQRVVALSTVWYSNGARCGK